One genomic region from Mycobacterium basiliense encodes:
- a CDS encoding DUF6542 domain-containing protein, whose amino-acid sequence MSAERASAAVEPSHRSIIPRIPGLPWWGAVLLATTVTAVGYLFDAGHKDLTHVFAGFYIAGCVAAVLAVRQAGVFTAVIQPPLILFVTVPGAYWLFHGGKIGKFKDLLINCGYPLIERFPLMLGTAGAVLLIGLIRWYFGMAQRTSGLVKADTDTDPPPARPSFVSGIAAKLSALLNHDSDGDSDDAAGTGAEPAHGIERRPKSGRTTRSSGSTSRRTDRTRTRRGRPPLDDELDPNAERPRRRRQVPPRDYDPAEPPRRPRRRPRPPGDSDVRAQPPRETRRDPHTRRNPYDRPVPRTSRFDPYGGYEPNQPAEPISRYDRREARYEPYEPYEPYGPYEPPRRRTTPGGANSANPTHHPISQVRYRGSAPRDEMHGGYRDDDRSDRRDRPRPPRRPQPGSREYDD is encoded by the coding sequence GTGTCAGCGGAGCGGGCGAGCGCAGCAGTGGAGCCAAGTCACCGCTCAATCATTCCCAGAATTCCGGGTTTGCCCTGGTGGGGCGCGGTACTGCTGGCCACCACCGTCACCGCCGTGGGATACCTGTTCGACGCCGGACACAAGGATCTGACGCACGTCTTCGCCGGCTTCTACATTGCGGGCTGCGTGGCAGCGGTGCTGGCTGTACGCCAAGCGGGTGTGTTCACCGCGGTGATCCAGCCGCCACTGATCCTTTTCGTCACGGTGCCCGGCGCCTACTGGCTGTTTCATGGCGGCAAGATCGGCAAGTTCAAAGACCTCTTGATCAATTGCGGGTACCCGCTCATCGAGCGCTTTCCGCTGATGCTGGGGACCGCCGGCGCCGTGCTGCTCATCGGTTTGATCAGGTGGTACTTCGGCATGGCGCAGCGGACGTCCGGACTGGTCAAGGCCGACACCGACACCGATCCCCCGCCCGCGAGACCCTCCTTCGTCAGCGGCATCGCCGCCAAACTGAGCGCATTGCTGAACCATGACTCGGACGGCGATTCCGATGACGCTGCAGGCACGGGCGCAGAACCGGCCCACGGGATCGAGCGCAGGCCGAAAAGCGGACGAACCACCCGTAGCAGCGGGTCTACCTCGCGCCGTACCGACCGGACCCGGACCCGGCGCGGCCGCCCACCGCTGGACGACGAGCTCGACCCGAACGCGGAACGACCGCGGCGTCGCCGCCAGGTGCCGCCACGTGACTACGATCCCGCCGAACCGCCTCGCCGTCCACGCCGCCGACCCCGACCACCGGGTGACTCCGACGTGCGCGCGCAGCCGCCGCGGGAGACCCGGCGGGACCCACATACCCGCCGTAACCCCTATGACCGGCCCGTTCCGCGCACCAGCCGCTTCGATCCCTACGGCGGCTACGAGCCCAACCAGCCCGCGGAGCCGATCAGCCGGTACGACCGACGGGAAGCCCGATACGAGCCCTACGAACCGTACGAGCCGTATGGCCCATACGAGCCGCCGCGCCGGCGCACCACGCCCGGCGGTGCCAACAGCGCCAACCCGACGCACCATCCGATCTCGCAGGTCCGCTATCGCGGGTCAGCTCCCCGCGACGAGATGCACGGCGGCTACCGTGACGACGATCGGTCCGATCGGCGGGATCGTCCACGCCCACCGCGTCGACCACAGCCCGGTTCCCGGGAATACGACGACTAG
- a CDS encoding 4-hydroxy-3-methylbut-2-enyl diphosphate reductase, which produces MVPTVDMGFPGASRSGSVLASVPTRKRVLLAEPRGYCAGVDRAVETVERALEKHGAPVYVRHEIVHNRHVVDTLAKAGAVFVEETDQVPEGAIVVFSAHGVAPTVYAAAAERNLQTIDATCPLVTKVHNEAKRFARDDFDILLIGHEGHEEVIGTAGEAPDHVQLVDGVESVERVTIRDEDKVVWLSQTTLSVDETMEIVERLRMRFPKLQDPPSDDICYATQNRQVAVKAMAPECELVIVVGSRNSSNSVRLVEVALGAGARAAQLVDWADDIDPAWLQDVTTVGVSSGASVPEVLVRGVLERLADYGYDIVQPVTTANETLVFALPREIRPARSVGT; this is translated from the coding sequence ATGGTGCCGACTGTTGACATGGGGTTTCCCGGCGCTTCTCGGTCGGGGAGCGTCCTGGCCAGCGTGCCAACCCGCAAGCGGGTGCTGCTGGCCGAGCCACGAGGATACTGCGCGGGTGTGGATCGGGCCGTCGAGACGGTCGAACGTGCGCTGGAGAAGCACGGTGCTCCGGTCTACGTGCGTCACGAGATTGTGCACAACCGCCACGTGGTTGACACGCTGGCCAAGGCCGGTGCGGTGTTCGTCGAGGAGACCGACCAGGTTCCGGAGGGCGCGATCGTGGTGTTTTCCGCGCACGGGGTCGCGCCGACGGTGTACGCCGCCGCCGCCGAACGTAACCTGCAGACCATCGATGCGACCTGCCCGCTGGTCACCAAGGTGCACAACGAGGCCAAACGCTTCGCCCGGGACGATTTCGACATTCTGCTTATCGGCCACGAGGGCCACGAGGAGGTCATCGGTACGGCCGGCGAAGCGCCCGACCATGTGCAGTTGGTCGACGGTGTGGAATCCGTCGAGCGGGTAACGATCCGTGACGAGGACAAGGTGGTGTGGTTGTCGCAGACCACGTTGTCCGTCGACGAGACCATGGAGATTGTCGAGCGGCTGCGGATGCGGTTTCCGAAGCTGCAGGATCCGCCCAGCGACGACATCTGCTACGCCACCCAGAATCGGCAGGTCGCGGTCAAGGCGATGGCGCCCGAGTGTGAGTTGGTGATTGTCGTTGGCTCCCGCAACTCGTCCAACTCGGTGCGACTGGTCGAGGTGGCACTGGGCGCCGGGGCGCGGGCCGCTCAACTAGTCGACTGGGCCGACGACATCGATCCGGCATGGCTGCAAGATGTCACCACCGTCGGCGTCAGTTCGGGAGCCTCGGTCCCCGAGGTGCTGGTGCGTGGTGTGCTGGAGCGGCTGGCCGATTACGGCTACGACATCGTGCAACCGGTGACCACGGCCAACGAGACGCTGGTCTTTGCGTTACCGCGGGAGATCCGGCCAGCGCGCTCGGTAGGGACCTAG
- a CDS encoding lipid droplet-associated protein: MASAPYGVRLIVGAATVAVEETMKLPRTILMYPMTLASQAAHLVMRFQQNLAELVIKGDTTLESLFPPKDEQPEWATFDEDLPDALDEAFGVPTGADTLSADRRFEGRFALYSVSEQTESKGADASKKPSSTRQPKKPSSKQTVPAPAIADELDYPSLTLAQLRARLPSLDIKDLEVLLAYEQATKARAPFQTLIANRITRATAK, encoded by the coding sequence ATGGCTTCTGCACCGTATGGAGTTCGGCTAATTGTCGGCGCGGCGACAGTCGCTGTCGAGGAGACGATGAAACTGCCACGAACCATCCTGATGTACCCGATGACGCTGGCCAGCCAGGCGGCGCACCTGGTGATGCGGTTTCAGCAGAACCTGGCCGAGCTCGTCATCAAGGGCGACACCACCCTGGAGTCGCTGTTTCCGCCCAAAGACGAGCAGCCGGAGTGGGCCACCTTCGACGAGGACTTGCCAGATGCCTTGGACGAGGCTTTCGGCGTGCCGACCGGCGCCGACACCCTCAGCGCCGACCGGCGCTTCGAGGGACGGTTCGCGTTGTACTCGGTATCCGAGCAGACCGAGTCCAAGGGCGCCGATGCCTCCAAGAAACCCAGTTCGACCAGGCAACCGAAGAAGCCGTCGTCCAAGCAGACCGTTCCCGCGCCCGCAATCGCGGACGAACTCGACTATCCGTCGCTGACGCTGGCCCAGCTGCGGGCCCGGCTCCCATCGCTGGACATCAAAGATCTCGAAGTCCTGCTGGCCTATGAGCAGGCGACCAAGGCGCGTGCACCGTTCCAGACGCTGATCGCTAACAGGATCACCCGCGCGACTGCCAAGTGA
- the xseA gene encoding exodeoxyribonuclease VII large subunit, giving the protein MTRTTRASDANSAENPFPVRAVAIRVAGWIDRLGTVWVEGQLAQITIRPNTKTVFMVLRDPAADMSLNVTCPRDLVLNAPVKLTEGTQVVVCGKPSFYTGRGTFSLRLSEIRAVGVGELLARIDRLRRLLDAEGLFDPRLKRPIPFLPNTVGLITGRASAAERDVTTVAAARWPAVRFTVRNTAVQGPNAVTQIVEALRELDRDLEVDVIVLARGGGSVEDLLPFSDETLCRAIAACRTPVISAVGHEPDNPLSDLVADLRAATPTDAAKKVVPDSAAEQRLIADLRRRSAQALRNWVTREQRALAQLRSRPVLADPLQALTTRAQDIDRARSALRRDITRLVATETERVSHLAARLTTLGPAATLARGYAVVQTVSAAGTPIEVLRSVEDAAAGARLRVRVYDGAIAAISEGRIDGS; this is encoded by the coding sequence GTGACCCGCACTACCCGAGCGTCAGACGCCAATTCGGCCGAGAATCCTTTCCCGGTACGCGCGGTCGCCATCCGGGTTGCGGGCTGGATCGACCGATTGGGCACCGTCTGGGTTGAGGGGCAACTTGCCCAGATCACGATTCGGCCAAACACCAAGACAGTGTTCATGGTGCTGCGAGATCCCGCAGCCGACATGTCACTGAACGTGACCTGCCCTCGTGACCTGGTGCTCAACGCGCCGGTGAAGTTGACCGAAGGCACACAGGTGGTGGTCTGCGGCAAGCCCTCGTTCTACACCGGCCGCGGGACATTCTCGTTGCGGCTCAGCGAGATTCGCGCTGTTGGTGTCGGCGAACTACTAGCCCGTATCGATCGGCTGCGCCGGCTGCTGGACGCCGAGGGCCTCTTCGACCCGCGGCTAAAGCGACCAATCCCATTCTTGCCCAACACAGTCGGGCTCATCACTGGTCGCGCCAGCGCCGCCGAACGTGATGTGACGACGGTGGCGGCTGCGCGATGGCCCGCGGTGCGCTTTACCGTGCGCAATACCGCAGTGCAAGGACCCAATGCCGTCACACAAATCGTCGAAGCACTCCGCGAGCTCGATCGAGACCTAGAAGTCGACGTGATCGTGCTGGCCCGCGGTGGCGGCAGCGTGGAGGATCTGTTGCCGTTTTCCGACGAGACACTGTGCCGCGCGATCGCGGCCTGCCGCACACCGGTGATCAGCGCGGTCGGCCACGAACCCGACAATCCACTCAGCGACCTGGTCGCCGATCTGCGCGCCGCGACACCCACCGACGCGGCCAAGAAAGTGGTTCCAGACAGCGCCGCCGAGCAGCGGTTGATTGCTGACCTGCGCCGCCGCAGTGCTCAAGCGCTGCGCAACTGGGTTACCCGTGAGCAACGGGCACTGGCCCAACTGCGCAGCCGCCCGGTACTGGCTGACCCACTACAGGCGTTAACGACGCGCGCGCAAGACATTGACCGCGCCAGGTCCGCGCTGCGCCGCGACATCACCCGCCTGGTCGCCACCGAGACCGAACGCGTCAGCCACCTGGCCGCACGACTGACCACCCTGGGCCCCGCGGCTACGCTGGCCCGCGGCTACGCGGTGGTGCAGACGGTTTCGGCGGCCGGAACGCCAATTGAGGTGCTGCGGTCAGTCGAGGACGCGGCGGCAGGTGCCAGGCTGCGAGTGCGGGTCTACGACGGTGCCATTGCGGCGATAAGCGAAGGACGCATCGATGGTTCCTGA
- a CDS encoding exodeoxyribonuclease VII small subunit — MVPEQADDLHGETSTTTPISQLGYEDCRDELMEVVRRLEQGGLDLDTSLKLWERGEKLAKRCEEHLAGARQRVTDALAAGESEPN, encoded by the coding sequence ATGGTTCCTGAACAAGCGGACGATCTTCACGGCGAGACCAGCACTACTACACCTATTAGTCAGCTCGGTTACGAAGACTGCCGAGACGAATTGATGGAAGTCGTAAGGCGACTCGAGCAGGGCGGGCTAGATCTCGACACATCGCTAAAGCTATGGGAGAGAGGGGAAAAACTCGCCAAGCGGTGTGAGGAGCATTTGGCTGGCGCCCGCCAGCGGGTGACCGATGCGCTGGCCGCCGGCGAGTCCGAACCAAACTGA
- a CDS encoding 3-beta-hydroxysteroid dehydrogenase, translating to MLRRMGDASLTTELGRVLVTGGAGFVGANLVTTLLERGHQVRSFDRAPSPLPPHPQLEVLQGDITDAAVCAEAVEGIDTIIHTAAIIELMGGASVTAEYRSRSFAVNVGGTENLINAGQKAGVKRFVYTSSNSVVMGGQSIAGGDETMPYTHRFNDLYTETKVAAERFVLAQNGIDGMLTCAIRPSGIWGRGDQTMFRKLFESVIKGHVKVLVGRKSARLDNSYVDNLIHGFILAGQHLVPGGSAPGQAYFINDAEPINMFEFARPVVEACGEKWPRIRVSGPAVHWVMTGWQRLHFRFGFPAPLLEPLAVERLYLDNYFSIAKARRDLGYEPRFNTEQAMQQCLPYYVDMFRQMKSEAAAA from the coding sequence ATGCTTCGCCGCATGGGTGATGCATCACTGACTACCGAACTCGGCCGTGTCCTGGTCACCGGCGGCGCCGGTTTTGTCGGCGCCAACCTGGTCACCACCTTGCTCGAACGCGGACATCAGGTCCGTTCGTTCGACCGCGCGCCGTCGCCACTGCCCCCGCATCCGCAGTTGGAGGTGCTGCAGGGCGACATCACCGACGCGGCCGTCTGCGCCGAGGCGGTCGAGGGCATCGACACCATCATTCACACGGCGGCGATCATCGAGCTGATGGGCGGTGCTTCGGTGACCGCCGAGTACCGCAGCCGCAGCTTCGCGGTCAACGTCGGCGGCACCGAGAATCTGATCAACGCTGGACAGAAGGCCGGGGTAAAGCGTTTCGTCTACACCTCGTCCAACAGCGTGGTGATGGGTGGGCAGAGCATTGCCGGCGGCGATGAGACGATGCCCTACACCCACCGGTTCAACGATCTCTACACCGAGACCAAGGTGGCTGCCGAACGATTCGTGTTGGCGCAGAACGGCATTGACGGCATGCTTACGTGCGCGATCCGACCCAGCGGCATCTGGGGCCGCGGCGACCAGACCATGTTCCGCAAGCTGTTCGAAAGCGTGATCAAGGGCCACGTCAAGGTTCTGGTCGGCCGCAAGTCGGCCCGGCTGGACAACTCGTATGTAGACAACCTGATTCACGGTTTCATCCTGGCCGGCCAGCATCTGGTGCCCGGTGGCAGCGCTCCCGGTCAGGCGTACTTCATCAACGACGCCGAGCCGATCAATATGTTCGAGTTCGCCAGGCCAGTGGTGGAAGCGTGCGGGGAAAAGTGGCCCAGGATAAGGGTTTCCGGCCCGGCGGTCCATTGGGTGATGACCGGGTGGCAACGGTTGCACTTCAGGTTTGGGTTCCCGGCGCCACTGCTCGAGCCGCTGGCCGTCGAGCGACTGTATCTGGACAACTATTTCTCGATCGCCAAGGCACGCCGTGATCTCGGCTATGAACCGAGGTTCAACACCGAGCAAGCGATGCAACAGTGCCTGCCCTACTACGTAGACATGTTCCGGCAGATGAAGAGCGAGGCCGCGGCCGCCTAG
- a CDS encoding carboxylesterase/lipase family protein has protein sequence MTIDNLVVETACGPVRGTETGLPGDRVKVWKGIRYAAPPLGELRFRGPQPPQRWTEIADATGFGPVCPQPTIPNMPIDLGASQDEDCLRLNIWTSADTEPGAGKPVMVWLHGGAYLLGSSSQPLYDGRTLASSGEVIVVTVNYRLGALGFLDLSSFSTGRRRFDSNVGLRDVLAALGWIRENIEVFGGDPDTVTLFGESAGAGIVTTLLAMPAAEGLFARAIAQSSPATSVYDAGRARGVAVCMLDKLGINPADVDRLAQVPAAAILAASKEVFDEVPVRNPGTLAFVPIVDGDLLTDNPVKLAQEGRSRPVPLVIGTNKNEAALFRLMRSPLMPITPHAITSMFNQIAAEQPDLQLPTAEQIGSAYSQVGRRARPLNIATDVGFRMPSVWLAEAHSMVAPTYLYRFDYSTPLLKLVLVRAAHATELPYVWGNLGGPQDPTLKLGGAKIARAVSRRVRTRWINFARHGTPAGPDGEPDWPRYDDADRACLIVDKRDTVARNVDAHIRAAWGGQVVGFR, from the coding sequence ATGACAATCGATAACTTGGTGGTCGAGACCGCTTGCGGCCCGGTCCGGGGCACCGAAACCGGATTGCCGGGTGACCGCGTCAAGGTCTGGAAGGGCATCCGCTACGCCGCGCCGCCGCTGGGGGAGCTGCGCTTTCGGGGTCCACAACCGCCGCAGCGGTGGACCGAGATTGCCGACGCTACCGGCTTCGGGCCGGTCTGCCCGCAACCGACGATTCCCAACATGCCCATTGACCTGGGAGCGTCGCAAGACGAGGACTGCCTGCGGCTGAACATCTGGACATCGGCAGACACCGAGCCTGGTGCCGGAAAACCCGTGATGGTGTGGCTGCACGGTGGCGCATACCTGTTGGGGTCCAGCAGCCAGCCGCTTTACGATGGCCGCACCTTGGCATCGAGCGGCGAGGTGATCGTGGTGACGGTCAACTATCGGCTCGGGGCGCTGGGGTTTCTCGACTTGTCCTCGTTTAGCACCGGGCGGCGACGTTTCGATTCCAATGTCGGGCTGCGTGATGTGCTGGCGGCCTTGGGGTGGATTCGGGAGAACATCGAGGTCTTCGGAGGCGATCCGGACACTGTGACGCTGTTTGGCGAATCCGCTGGCGCCGGGATCGTCACCACCTTGCTGGCGATGCCGGCGGCCGAGGGTCTGTTCGCTCGCGCGATCGCGCAAAGCTCACCGGCCACCTCGGTGTATGACGCCGGCAGGGCGCGCGGCGTCGCGGTATGCATGCTCGACAAACTGGGAATCAACCCCGCCGACGTGGATCGATTGGCCCAGGTGCCCGCCGCCGCGATTCTGGCCGCGTCCAAAGAAGTGTTCGACGAGGTTCCGGTGCGCAACCCTGGCACGCTGGCGTTCGTCCCCATCGTCGACGGCGATCTGCTGACCGACAACCCGGTCAAGCTTGCCCAGGAGGGACGTTCACGCCCGGTTCCGTTGGTCATCGGCACGAACAAGAACGAGGCAGCGCTGTTCCGGTTGATGCGCTCACCGCTGATGCCGATCACGCCGCACGCGATCACGTCGATGTTCAACCAGATCGCCGCTGAACAGCCCGACCTACAGTTGCCGACGGCCGAGCAGATCGGGTCGGCCTACTCTCAAGTGGGGCGCAGGGCCCGGCCGCTAAACATCGCAACCGACGTCGGCTTCCGGATGCCGTCGGTATGGCTGGCAGAGGCGCACAGCATGGTGGCGCCCACGTATCTCTATCGGTTCGACTATTCGACGCCGCTGCTCAAGCTGGTGCTGGTCCGCGCCGCCCATGCCACCGAATTGCCCTATGTCTGGGGCAATCTCGGTGGACCCCAGGACCCCACGTTGAAGTTGGGTGGGGCCAAGATCGCCAGGGCCGTCTCGCGCAGAGTGCGGACCAGGTGGATCAACTTCGCCAGGCACGGAACGCCGGCGGGCCCGGACGGCGAGCCGGACTGGCCGCGCTACGACGACGCCGACCGGGCCTGCTTGATCGTCGACAAACGCGACACGGTGGCACGCAATGTGGACGCACACATCCGCGCTGCGTGGGGTGGCCAGGTGGTGGGCTTTCGGTAG
- a CDS encoding AI-2E family transporter, producing MNTEFTLSQKRALAILTLIALLFGAYFLRSYFVLIVVAAVGAYLFAPLFNWFNKRLSAGLSAVCTLLAALAIVIVPVGLLVALAVVQIARMVENVAEWAKTTDLSSLGDKVLQLVNDLLDRVPFLHVTVTAEALRKMMISVAQNVGQWLLHLLQTTAGSLAGAVTSAIIFLYVFMALLLNRDKLRTLIGQLNPLGEEVTDLYLRKMGSMVRGTVSGQFVIALCQGVAGAGSIYVAGFHHGFFIFAILLTALSIIPLGGGIVTIPFGIGMIFYGNVGGGLFVILWHLVVVTNIDNVLRPILVPRDARLNSALMLLSVFAGISMFGPWGIIIGPVLMILIVTTIDVYLAVYKGVELKDGSPERVRRSWLSRRTGNAPASATTDSGAQ from the coding sequence ATGAACACCGAATTCACGCTCAGTCAAAAGCGCGCGCTGGCCATCCTCACGCTCATCGCCCTGCTATTCGGCGCGTATTTTCTGCGCAGCTATTTCGTCCTCATTGTGGTGGCCGCGGTTGGCGCGTATCTGTTCGCACCGCTGTTCAATTGGTTTAACAAACGTCTGAGCGCCGGCTTGTCGGCGGTCTGCACGCTATTGGCCGCGCTGGCTATCGTGATCGTGCCGGTAGGGCTGCTGGTCGCCCTGGCGGTGGTTCAGATCGCACGAATGGTGGAAAACGTTGCCGAATGGGCCAAGACTACCGACCTGAGCAGCCTTGGCGACAAGGTTCTGCAATTGGTTAACGACCTCCTGGACCGGGTGCCGTTCCTGCATGTCACCGTGACCGCGGAGGCGCTGCGCAAGATGATGATTTCGGTCGCCCAGAACGTGGGTCAATGGCTCCTACACCTCTTGCAGACTACGGCCGGAAGCCTCGCCGGCGCTGTTACCTCGGCCATCATCTTTCTCTATGTGTTCATGGCGCTGCTGCTGAACCGCGACAAATTGCGGACCCTGATCGGCCAACTCAATCCGTTGGGCGAGGAAGTCACCGATTTGTACCTGCGCAAGATGGGCTCCATGGTGCGCGGTACCGTCAGCGGCCAGTTCGTCATCGCGCTCTGCCAGGGTGTCGCCGGCGCCGGCTCCATATATGTGGCTGGATTTCACCATGGCTTCTTCATTTTCGCGATTCTGCTGACCGCACTGTCGATTATTCCGCTGGGCGGGGGAATCGTGACAATTCCGTTCGGCATCGGAATGATTTTCTACGGCAATGTCGGGGGCGGACTGTTCGTGATCCTGTGGCACCTCGTGGTGGTCACCAACATCGATAACGTCCTGCGGCCGATCCTCGTCCCGCGCGATGCCCGGCTCAATTCGGCACTCATGTTGCTGTCGGTGTTCGCGGGTATCAGCATGTTCGGCCCATGGGGCATCATCATCGGTCCGGTGCTGATGATCCTCATCGTCACCACCATCGACGTCTACCTGGCGGTGTACAAGGGGGTCGAGCTCAAAGACGGCAGCCCAGAACGGGTTCGTCGCAGCTGGCTTTCGCGCAGAACCGGGAACGCACCAGCCAGCGCGACTACCGACTCAGGCGCGCAGTAA
- a CDS encoding dienelactone hydrolase family protein — MSGPEADLAGWSVAPFTGGGYTHDVYRKGSGPGVVLIPEMPGIHPGVLGLGNHLVDNGFTLAIPSLFGEPGRAVSTGYVAAVIARGCVAREFAAMATNKQRPVSLFLRALARDLNASTPGKGVGVIGQCFTGGFALAAAVDDSVLAPVLSQPSVPLPLTAAQRRDPGLSESELNIVAERCSSEGLCALGLRFSEDKMAPRERFRTLRQRLGDAFEVIEIDSSPGNAFGFGRMAHSVLTDEVREVDGQPAYEARKRVVEFLTARLSR, encoded by the coding sequence GTGAGCGGACCCGAAGCAGATCTGGCCGGTTGGTCGGTGGCACCGTTCACCGGCGGCGGGTACACCCACGACGTGTACCGCAAGGGGTCGGGTCCCGGAGTTGTCCTGATCCCGGAGATGCCCGGTATCCATCCCGGGGTGTTGGGGTTGGGTAACCACCTGGTGGACAACGGGTTCACCCTGGCCATCCCGTCGTTGTTCGGTGAACCGGGCCGGGCGGTGTCGACCGGCTACGTCGCGGCTGTGATCGCGCGGGGCTGCGTGGCAAGGGAGTTCGCCGCGATGGCCACCAACAAGCAACGTCCGGTATCGCTGTTTCTGCGGGCGCTGGCGCGTGATCTCAACGCCTCGACGCCCGGCAAGGGCGTCGGTGTGATCGGCCAATGTTTTACCGGTGGCTTTGCGTTGGCCGCCGCCGTCGACGACAGCGTGCTGGCCCCGGTGCTCAGTCAGCCTTCGGTACCGCTGCCGCTGACAGCCGCGCAGCGTCGCGATCCCGGGCTGAGTGAATCCGAGCTCAACATCGTCGCCGAACGCTGTTCCAGCGAGGGGTTGTGTGCCCTGGGCTTACGTTTCAGCGAGGACAAAATGGCGCCGCGCGAACGGTTCCGGACACTGCGGCAGCGACTCGGTGACGCCTTCGAGGTGATCGAGATCGACTCCAGCCCGGGCAACGCTTTCGGCTTCGGTCGGATGGCGCATTCGGTTCTCACCGACGAGGTCCGCGAGGTGGACGGTCAGCCGGCCTACGAAGCGCGCAAGCGGGTGGTCGAATTTCTTACTGCGCGCCTGAGTCGGTAG
- a CDS encoding DUF4245 domain-containing protein, with translation MVGSWDTGGVTGEPRPIPRPAKPRLLQDGRDMFWSLAPLVVGCILLAGLVGMCSFQPGGTNRGTVPAYDAAKALQADAATLGFPVRLPVLPAGWISNSGGRGGIADGRTDPTTGHRLHAATSVVGYISPTGMYLSLTQSNADEDKLVGSIHPEMYPTGTVDVLGTSWVVYQGADSKGAVEPVWTTSLTSSAGDTQVAITGAGSDDEFSTLAAATQSQAPLPVSD, from the coding sequence ATGGTCGGGAGCTGGGATACTGGCGGTGTGACTGGTGAGCCGCGGCCGATCCCCAGGCCGGCCAAACCGCGCCTGCTGCAGGACGGTCGCGACATGTTCTGGTCGCTCGCGCCGCTGGTGGTTGGCTGCATCCTGCTGGCAGGCCTGGTGGGGATGTGTTCATTTCAGCCGGGCGGGACCAACCGGGGCACGGTCCCGGCCTACGACGCGGCGAAGGCCTTGCAGGCCGATGCCGCTACGCTGGGTTTTCCGGTCCGACTGCCCGTGTTGCCCGCGGGATGGATATCCAATTCCGGGGGCCGCGGCGGTATCGCCGACGGGCGCACGGACCCGACGACCGGTCACCGGCTGCACGCGGCGACCTCGGTCGTGGGCTATATCAGCCCGACCGGGATGTACCTGAGCCTCACCCAGAGCAACGCCGATGAGGACAAGCTGGTCGGCTCGATCCATCCGGAGATGTACCCGACGGGAACGGTCGATGTGCTCGGCACCAGTTGGGTCGTCTATCAAGGTGCCGACAGCAAGGGCGCGGTCGAGCCGGTGTGGACCACCAGCCTCACCAGTTCGGCCGGAGATACCCAGGTCGCCATCACGGGCGCCGGTAGTGACGACGAGTTCAGTACGCTGGCGGCGGCGACGCAGTCGCAGGCGCCACTGCCGGTCAGCGACTAG